A DNA window from Micromonospora inyonensis contains the following coding sequences:
- a CDS encoding Hsp20/alpha crystallin family protein, translating to MLMRTDPFREIDRLADQVFGTAARPAVMHLDAYRDGDHFYAAFDLPGVDPDSIDCTVERNVLTVRAERRRPTGDNVELVAAERPMGTFTRRLFLGDTLDTDRLEAGYDNGVLTLRIPVAERAKPRRVAVLTNGNGRREINS from the coding sequence ATGCTGATGCGTACCGACCCGTTCCGGGAGATCGACCGGCTCGCCGACCAGGTCTTCGGCACCGCCGCCCGCCCGGCGGTGATGCACCTCGACGCCTACCGCGACGGTGACCACTTCTACGCCGCGTTCGACCTGCCCGGGGTGGACCCGGACAGCATCGACTGCACCGTGGAGCGCAACGTGCTGACCGTCAGGGCGGAACGCCGTCGACCCACCGGGGACAACGTGGAACTCGTCGCCGCCGAACGACCGATGGGGACCTTCACCCGACGGCTCTTCCTCGGCGACACCCTCGACACCGACCGGCTGGAGGCCGGCTACGACAACGGGGTCCTCACCCTGCGGATCCCGGTGGCCGAGCGGGCCAAGCCGCGCCGGGTCGCCGTCCTCACCAACGGCAACGGCCGCAGGGAGATCAACTCCTGA
- a CDS encoding acyl-CoA dehydrogenase family protein translates to MVRFVQPVSAPADPYVGDPLLRSWLERQLGPAGHAAARGRLTELAADVTGPLRAAHAGAEAHPPTLVRYDPWGARIDRVDTSAGWRTQRAAAARHAVVALPYLESARGEWGAAARIVQHALLHLYGAESATFSCPVAMADGAAALLSRPEVDAAVRDAWLPRLTATDPDVAITSGQWMTESQGGSDLARSSTIARPAREGSWRLTGEKWFCSAVDSAMAVALARPEGAGRGSRVLAPFLVPRYAADSPLADGRAPDACAPGVRIHRLKDKLGTRALPTAEVGLRDAYALPLGDPTQPGLVRAMTLVVVTRLHNAAAAVSGMRRGLAYARAYADARQVAGGRLVDSPLHRATLGTLGVDTAGAFVLAGHAFALFGRVEVGADPDAAAELRVVAPLAKLATGRLAVACASEYVEAFGGAGYVEDTGVPRLLRDAQVLPIWEGTTNVLALDVLRAVTREDAARPLLRRLAAAADTARSLSPALAHTLTAVTEELRDTFAAVTADPGGVEAVAGARAVALRAAYALTAALLVEHAAWGDGAAEVAARLWARRWLRHEEIAVDAHQNLDLLC, encoded by the coding sequence ATGGTCCGCTTCGTGCAGCCGGTGTCGGCACCCGCCGACCCGTACGTCGGTGACCCGCTGCTGCGGTCGTGGCTGGAGCGGCAGCTCGGCCCGGCCGGACACGCCGCCGCCAGGGGCCGCCTGACGGAGCTGGCCGCCGACGTGACCGGCCCGCTGCGCGCCGCGCACGCCGGCGCCGAGGCCCACCCGCCCACCCTGGTCCGCTACGACCCGTGGGGCGCCCGGATCGACCGGGTCGACACGTCCGCCGGGTGGCGGACGCAGCGGGCCGCCGCCGCCCGGCACGCCGTGGTCGCCCTGCCCTACCTGGAGTCCGCGCGCGGTGAGTGGGGCGCGGCGGCCCGGATCGTGCAGCACGCCCTGCTGCACCTGTACGGGGCGGAGTCGGCGACGTTCTCCTGCCCGGTGGCGATGGCCGACGGCGCGGCGGCGCTGCTGTCCCGTCCCGAGGTCGACGCCGCCGTGCGCGACGCGTGGCTGCCCCGGCTGACCGCCACCGACCCGGACGTGGCGATCACCAGCGGCCAGTGGATGACCGAGTCGCAGGGCGGCTCGGACCTGGCCCGCTCCAGCACCATCGCCCGCCCTGCCCGTGAGGGGTCGTGGCGGCTGACCGGCGAGAAGTGGTTCTGCTCGGCGGTCGACTCGGCGATGGCGGTGGCCCTGGCCCGGCCGGAGGGAGCCGGCAGGGGCAGCCGGGTCCTCGCCCCGTTCCTGGTGCCCCGCTACGCCGCCGACTCCCCCCTCGCCGACGGCCGGGCCCCGGACGCGTGCGCACCGGGGGTGCGGATCCACCGGCTCAAGGACAAGCTCGGCACCCGGGCGTTGCCCACCGCCGAGGTCGGCCTGCGGGACGCGTACGCGCTGCCGCTGGGCGACCCGACGCAGCCCGGCCTGGTCCGGGCGATGACCCTGGTGGTGGTCACCCGGCTGCACAACGCGGCCGCCGCCGTGTCCGGGATGCGCCGGGGTCTCGCGTACGCGCGGGCCTACGCCGACGCCCGGCAGGTCGCCGGGGGCCGGTTGGTCGACTCGCCGCTGCACCGGGCCACCCTCGGCACCCTCGGGGTGGACACCGCTGGCGCGTTCGTCCTGGCCGGACACGCGTTCGCGCTGTTCGGCCGGGTCGAGGTGGGTGCCGACCCGGACGCCGCCGCCGAACTGCGGGTCGTCGCGCCGCTGGCGAAGCTGGCCACCGGGCGGCTCGCCGTCGCCTGCGCCAGCGAGTACGTGGAGGCGTTCGGCGGGGCCGGCTACGTGGAGGACACCGGGGTGCCGCGGCTGCTGCGCGACGCGCAGGTCCTGCCGATCTGGGAGGGCACCACGAACGTGCTCGCCCTGGACGTGCTGCGCGCGGTCACCCGGGAGGACGCGGCCCGGCCGTTGCTGCGCCGCCTCGCCGCCGCCGCCGACACCGCCCGCAGCCTGTCCCCCGCCCTGGCGCACACCCTGACCGCGGTCACCGAGGAACTGCGGGACACCTTCGCCGCGGTCACCGCCGACCCGGGCGGGGTGGAGGCGGTCGCCGGGGCCCGCGCGGTGGCGTTGCGCGCCGCGTACGCCCTGACGGCGGCGCTGCTGGTCGAGCACGCCGCCTGGGGCGACGGGGCGGCCGAGGTGGCGGCCCGGCTGTGGGCGCGGCGCTGGCTGCGGCACGAGGAGATCGCCGTGGACGCCCACCAGAACCTGGACCTGCTCTGCTGA
- a CDS encoding alanyl-tRNA editing protein — MGIDHHGRTHRLDWEDATLRKWDCTVLWSDPADPDQGIVLDRSAFYPGGGGQPPDHGVLIWQGVQTRIVGTRKGDDLYLLPAPGDPVPPPGTTVVGAIDDDRRSALMRTHSGLHVLCGAVFRDFNALVTGGNMEPGEARMDFNLPEVPPGFKQSLEDAVNAEIAADRKIVVRLISAEEANAIPDLVRTQFVAPPTMPQVRVVDIVGLDVQADGGTHVASTGQIGRVVVTKVESKGRQNRRVRIKLVS, encoded by the coding sequence ATGGGAATTGATCACCACGGTCGTACGCACCGCCTGGACTGGGAGGACGCCACGCTACGAAAGTGGGACTGCACCGTCCTGTGGTCGGATCCCGCGGATCCCGACCAGGGCATCGTGCTGGACCGCTCCGCCTTCTACCCCGGCGGTGGCGGACAACCACCGGACCACGGGGTGCTCATCTGGCAGGGCGTGCAGACCAGGATCGTCGGTACCCGCAAGGGCGACGACCTCTACCTGCTGCCCGCGCCCGGTGACCCGGTGCCGCCGCCCGGGACGACCGTCGTGGGGGCGATCGACGACGACCGCCGCTCCGCCCTGATGCGGACCCACTCCGGGCTGCACGTGCTCTGCGGGGCCGTCTTCCGTGACTTCAACGCCCTGGTGACCGGCGGCAACATGGAGCCCGGCGAGGCCCGGATGGACTTCAACCTGCCGGAGGTGCCACCCGGGTTCAAGCAGAGCCTGGAGGACGCGGTGAACGCCGAGATCGCCGCCGACCGGAAGATCGTCGTCCGGTTGATCTCCGCGGAGGAGGCCAACGCGATCCCCGACCTGGTGCGCACCCAGTTCGTGGCTCCGCCGACCATGCCCCAGGTCCGCGTCGTCGACATCGTCGGTCTCGACGTGCAGGCCGACGGGGGCACCCACGTCGCCTCCACCGGGCAGATCGGCCGGGTGGTCGTCACCAAGGTCGAGAGCAAGGGCCGACAGAACCGGCGGGTCCGGATCAAGCTGGTGTCCTGA
- a CDS encoding FtsX-like permease family protein, producing the protein MQTSLDTQLVRFGAQLTSVRNLLAVAQAELLASLLGLILLAARVAGQTRLAELTPLRSRGASLAAIGRHTLAEAALPQPAAVTAGALLALAAPGRDGGTWWALPLIAAVTTAAVPVFAMAGQRHVAVVDGRQDLTRTRPSARRVAVEVTVLLAAVGGLVLLRRRGLDPGGDVDVYLAAVPVLLAAAVALLTLRALPWPLRLLDRAAARARGALLFFGVARAGRGTPVTTAPLAVLVVAVSTGVFSAVVTDTVGRARDTAADLSVPADAWLTGYAFASDTAGRLADVDGVRALTPVRIDSNRPLRSGTDLQARTIGTARIMVVDAPAFARVAAASGVDVDVPAVLRAAARGDGPVPAVVSPGVAAAVDDTAAADVQSRLYPFRVAGVADTFPGVDLGTDRFVVLPWQALAEYEHTPIVANRYLLATDRHDPAVLLRTADDGQRRWQSAVLGSEVDAPKVPAQLLTRRAYRDGLDRTGGNDVITLAFTVGAVGGGALAVVAVGFAVLADARARARLLSRLRTLGFSEGQGHRLLVYELVPLVAVAALAGAAVGVALPGLIGPALGLSAFTPGVTAGWYLDPLVVGAVLGLVAVGLAAGLGMEILVNRRTRPSEALRLGEENP; encoded by the coding sequence GTGCAGACCTCCCTGGACACCCAACTGGTGCGCTTCGGCGCGCAACTCACCTCGGTCCGCAACCTGCTGGCCGTGGCGCAGGCCGAACTGCTGGCCAGCCTGCTCGGGCTGATCCTGCTCGCCGCCCGGGTGGCCGGGCAGACCCGCCTCGCCGAACTGACCCCGCTGCGGTCACGGGGCGCGTCGCTGGCCGCCATCGGCCGGCACACCCTCGCCGAGGCGGCCCTGCCGCAACCGGCCGCGGTGACCGCCGGGGCGCTGCTCGCGCTGGCGGCACCCGGACGCGACGGCGGAACCTGGTGGGCCCTGCCGCTGATCGCCGCCGTCACCACCGCCGCGGTGCCGGTGTTCGCGATGGCCGGGCAGCGGCACGTCGCCGTGGTCGACGGCCGGCAGGACCTGACCCGGACCCGCCCGTCGGCGCGCCGCGTCGCCGTCGAGGTCACCGTGCTGCTGGCGGCCGTCGGAGGGCTGGTCCTGCTGCGCCGCCGGGGCCTGGACCCCGGCGGCGACGTTGACGTCTACCTCGCGGCGGTGCCGGTGCTGCTGGCCGCCGCGGTGGCCCTGCTCACCCTGCGGGCCCTGCCCTGGCCGCTGCGGCTGCTCGACCGGGCCGCCGCCCGGGCCCGGGGCGCGCTGCTGTTCTTCGGCGTGGCCCGTGCCGGCCGGGGCACGCCGGTGACCACCGCCCCCCTCGCGGTGCTGGTCGTCGCGGTCAGCACCGGCGTGTTCAGCGCGGTCGTCACCGACACCGTCGGCCGGGCCCGGGACACCGCCGCCGACCTGAGCGTGCCCGCCGACGCCTGGCTCACCGGGTACGCCTTCGCCTCGGACACCGCCGGACGGCTCGCCGACGTCGACGGGGTACGGGCGCTCACCCCGGTGCGCATCGACTCGAACCGGCCGCTGCGTTCCGGCACCGACCTACAGGCCCGTACCATCGGCACCGCCCGGATCATGGTGGTCGACGCGCCCGCGTTCGCCCGGGTCGCCGCGGCCAGTGGCGTCGACGTGGACGTGCCGGCAGTGCTGCGCGCCGCCGCGCGGGGCGACGGTCCGGTGCCGGCGGTGGTGTCACCCGGCGTCGCCGCGGCCGTCGACGACACCGCCGCCGCGGACGTGCAGAGCCGCCTGTACCCGTTCCGGGTGGCCGGGGTGGCGGACACCTTCCCCGGCGTGGACCTGGGCACCGACCGGTTCGTGGTGCTGCCCTGGCAGGCGCTGGCCGAGTACGAGCACACCCCGATCGTCGCCAACCGGTACCTGCTCGCCACCGACCGGCACGACCCGGCGGTGCTGCTGCGCACCGCCGACGACGGGCAGCGGCGGTGGCAGTCGGCGGTGCTGGGCAGCGAGGTCGACGCACCCAAGGTGCCGGCACAGCTGCTCACCCGACGCGCGTACCGGGACGGGCTGGACCGTACCGGCGGCAACGACGTGATCACCCTGGCGTTCACCGTCGGCGCGGTCGGCGGCGGCGCGCTGGCCGTCGTCGCCGTCGGGTTCGCGGTGCTCGCCGATGCCCGCGCCCGCGCCCGGCTGCTGTCCCGGCTGCGCACCCTCGGCTTCTCCGAGGGGCAGGGCCACCGGCTGCTGGTGTACGAACTCGTGCCGCTGGTGGCGGTCGCCGCGCTGGCCGGCGCCGCCGTCGGGGTTGCCCTGCCGGGGCTGATCGGCCCGGCGCTCGGGCTGTCCGCGTTCACCCCCGGCGTCACCGCCGGCTGGTACCTGGACCCGCTGGTCGTCGGCGCGGTGCTCGGGCTGGTCGCGGTGGGCTTGGCGGCCGGGCTGGGCATGGAGATTCTGGTGAACCGACGGACGCGTCCCAGCGAGGCGCTCCGGCTGGGAGAGGAGAACCCGTAA
- a CDS encoding tyrosine-type recombinase/integrase — MSYSDLPVLSGTAPTPALPDGPVDFTEAWLANRRLSTHTRDAYRRDVAGWLTWCAAQDIDPLRANFLHVNAYGRDLESTLAARTGRPLTPATVARKLSALSSWYDFLVKLRAIDANPVSGADRPRVDRDHSATVGLTPQEVDALLAAAQAATGPTAVRNRAVVALLADLGLRVGELVSLNLDDLGVERGHRSVRFVGKGGRSRRRALTPGTAYALDAYLAARADGQGVAVHELTGPLLVTATGGRLDRHSVFRLVRRLAREAGIPAWARLSPHSLRHAFATTARAEGVPLEDVQDAMGHADPRTTRRYDRDRHNLDRDPAYVIWAARSRRSPG, encoded by the coding sequence ATGTCGTATTCCGACCTTCCGGTGCTGTCGGGCACCGCGCCGACGCCCGCCCTGCCCGACGGCCCGGTCGACTTCACCGAGGCGTGGCTCGCCAACCGACGGCTGTCCACGCACACCCGCGACGCCTACCGGCGCGACGTCGCCGGCTGGCTGACCTGGTGCGCGGCCCAGGACATCGACCCGTTGCGGGCCAACTTCCTGCACGTCAACGCCTACGGCCGGGACCTGGAGTCGACCCTCGCCGCGCGGACGGGCCGCCCGCTGACCCCGGCAACCGTCGCCCGTAAACTCTCCGCGCTGTCCAGCTGGTACGACTTCCTGGTCAAACTGCGCGCCATCGACGCCAACCCGGTCTCCGGTGCCGACCGGCCGCGCGTCGACCGGGATCACTCGGCCACCGTCGGACTCACCCCGCAGGAGGTCGACGCGCTGCTCGCGGCGGCGCAGGCCGCCACCGGTCCGACTGCCGTACGGAACCGGGCCGTGGTGGCGCTCCTGGCCGACCTCGGGCTGCGGGTCGGGGAACTGGTGTCGCTGAACCTCGACGACCTCGGCGTGGAGCGCGGTCACCGTAGCGTGCGGTTCGTCGGCAAGGGCGGCCGGTCGCGGCGGCGGGCACTGACCCCGGGCACCGCGTACGCGCTCGACGCGTACCTGGCGGCGCGGGCGGACGGGCAGGGCGTGGCCGTGCACGAGTTGACCGGGCCGCTGCTGGTCACCGCCACCGGAGGCCGACTCGACCGGCACTCGGTGTTCCGGCTGGTCCGCCGGCTGGCCCGGGAGGCCGGAATCCCCGCCTGGGCGAGACTGTCCCCGCACTCGCTGCGGCACGCCTTCGCCACCACCGCCCGCGCCGAGGGCGTCCCCCTCGAGGACGTGCAGGACGCGATGGGCCACGCCGACCCGCGCACCACCCGACGCTACGACCGGGACCGGCACAACCTCGACCGGGACCCGGCGTACGTGATCTGGGCGGCCCGGTCCCGGCGGTCACCCGGCTGA
- a CDS encoding ABC transporter ATP-binding protein: MSLQQRAADRAADRAGGADRLRGHIVCDGLVRIFKTDGVEVVALQGLDLVVDRGELLAVVGASGSGKSTVLNILSGLDVPTAGIARVAGYDLLTMSARKRLAYRRRTVGFVWQQTARNLLPYLSAAENVELPMRLAGRRGRVARRRAAELLDMVGVGHCADRRPARMSGGEQQRCAVAVAVANDPEVLLADEPTGELDENTAAEVFGALRTINAELGVTVVVVTHDHAVATQVRRTVAIRDGRTASEVRRRARVGADGVEELVTEEYAVLDRTGRMPLPAAFVDALALRDRVRLTLEPDHVQVHPGSGQKEQQ, encoded by the coding sequence GTGTCGTTGCAGCAGCGCGCCGCCGACCGGGCCGCCGACCGCGCCGGAGGCGCCGACCGGCTGCGCGGCCACATCGTCTGCGACGGCCTGGTGCGCATATTCAAGACCGACGGGGTGGAGGTCGTCGCGTTGCAGGGCCTCGACCTGGTCGTCGACCGGGGGGAACTGCTGGCCGTCGTCGGTGCCTCCGGCTCCGGCAAGTCGACCGTGCTGAACATCCTCTCCGGACTGGACGTACCCACCGCCGGGATCGCCCGGGTCGCCGGGTACGACCTGCTGACCATGTCGGCGCGCAAGCGCCTGGCCTACCGTCGGCGGACCGTCGGATTCGTGTGGCAGCAGACCGCCCGGAACCTGCTGCCCTACCTGAGCGCGGCGGAGAACGTCGAACTGCCCATGCGGCTGGCCGGCCGGCGGGGCCGCGTCGCCCGTCGGCGGGCCGCGGAACTGCTGGACATGGTCGGGGTGGGACACTGCGCGGACCGTCGGCCGGCCCGGATGAGCGGCGGGGAGCAGCAGCGTTGCGCGGTGGCGGTGGCGGTGGCCAACGACCCGGAGGTGCTCCTCGCCGACGAGCCGACCGGGGAGCTCGACGAGAACACCGCCGCGGAGGTGTTCGGGGCGCTGCGCACCATCAACGCCGAACTGGGTGTCACCGTCGTGGTGGTCACCCACGACCACGCGGTCGCCACCCAGGTCCGCCGGACCGTCGCCATCCGCGACGGCCGCACCGCCAGCGAGGTACGCCGCCGTGCGCGCGTCGGCGCCGACGGCGTCGAGGAACTGGTCACCGAGGAGTACGCGGTGCTCGACCGCACCGGCCGGATGCCGCTGCCCGCCGCGTTCGTCGACGCCCTCGCACTGCGTGACCGGGTCCGGCTCACCCTGGAACCCGACCACGTGCAGGTGCACCCGGGCAGCGGACAGAAGGAGCAGCAGTGA